One segment of Streptomyces sp. XD-27 DNA contains the following:
- a CDS encoding FHA domain-containing protein, translated as MGHGVPELVLELNGQTWTLDPSRSYSLGRDPQGDMVLDDARVSWRHATVRWGGRSWIIEDQGSTNGTYTQGQRIQQLELGPGSVVHLGNATDGPRLSLSAAADPAGSGAFNAPNSAPNHAPHAVPGQQQAPHFQQQPQAPVQQPQQQPGPGWGAAPQQPYQQQPPAQGWQQAAQQAPPQQPPHGAAHQQPQGYIPQQAPRETPAQKAPGAGAAAAPPAHGDRSPTTFHQLALGRVMRIGRALENELVVSDLQVSRHHAEFRTLPDGRFEIVDLGSHNGTYVNGQPVRQQVIGPADIVGVGHSTFRLVGDRLEEFVDTGEVSFSARHLTVTVDGGKQILKDVSFGVPEKSLVAVIGPSGSGKSTLLKALTGYRPANQGDVLYDNRNLYKQFAELRQRIGLVPQDDILHKELSVKKALRYAAKLRFPGDTAAAEREARINEVLRELKLDIHAEKKVHSLSGGQRKRVSVALELLTKPSLIFLDEPTSGLDPGMDRDVMQLLRGLADDGRTVLVVTHSVAELALCDKLLVMAPGGSVAYFGPPEEALNFFGYETWADVFSAFENYRDYDWAGRWRGSEHYRLYAADLDAVAPQQVHVQPPPARVAKPQSWGSQLWTLIRRYLSVIASDRGFMALMVILPAVLGVVSTVIPAKDGLVHAPAPKHNPQAGTVIMILVVGMCLSGAANSVRELIKERVIYERERAVGLSRSAYLMSKVIVLGVITAFQGVIICAIGLPKRELPEEGLILPPFAELCVAIMAIGFTSMMVGLVISSLVKTSEKTMPLLVMFAIVQIVFTGIMFQIYDSPGVEQVGWLMPARWAVAAAGATLDLGPGGGGVMAPWDKENMNNPDPLWEHVASQWYTDLAVLLAIGVICGFAVSRLLRRHEPEVMRK; from the coding sequence GTGGGGCATGGAGTGCCGGAACTCGTACTGGAATTGAACGGACAGACCTGGACACTTGATCCATCCAGGTCATACAGCCTTGGTCGCGACCCGCAGGGTGACATGGTGCTGGACGACGCCAGGGTCTCCTGGCGGCACGCCACCGTGCGCTGGGGCGGGCGCAGTTGGATCATCGAGGACCAGGGCAGCACCAACGGCACGTACACCCAGGGGCAGCGGATCCAGCAGCTGGAGCTCGGCCCGGGCTCGGTGGTGCACCTCGGCAACGCGACCGACGGACCCCGGCTGAGCCTGTCCGCCGCCGCGGACCCCGCCGGCTCGGGTGCCTTCAACGCCCCGAACAGCGCACCGAACCACGCCCCGCACGCGGTACCAGGGCAGCAGCAGGCCCCGCACTTCCAGCAGCAGCCGCAGGCTCCGGTCCAGCAGCCGCAGCAGCAGCCCGGTCCCGGCTGGGGGGCCGCCCCGCAGCAGCCGTACCAGCAGCAGCCCCCGGCGCAGGGCTGGCAGCAGGCCGCGCAGCAGGCTCCTCCGCAGCAGCCGCCGCACGGCGCTGCCCACCAGCAGCCGCAGGGGTACATACCGCAGCAGGCCCCGCGGGAGACCCCGGCCCAGAAGGCGCCCGGCGCCGGCGCCGCGGCGGCCCCGCCGGCCCACGGCGACCGCAGCCCGACGACCTTCCACCAGCTGGCCCTCGGCCGGGTGATGCGGATCGGCCGTGCGCTGGAGAACGAGCTGGTCGTCTCCGACCTCCAGGTCTCGCGGCACCACGCCGAGTTCCGCACGCTGCCCGACGGCCGCTTCGAGATCGTCGACCTCGGCAGCCACAACGGTACGTACGTCAACGGTCAGCCGGTCCGTCAGCAGGTCATCGGCCCGGCCGACATCGTCGGCGTCGGTCACTCGACCTTCCGGCTGGTCGGCGACCGGCTGGAGGAGTTCGTCGACACCGGTGAGGTGTCCTTCTCCGCCCGCCACCTGACGGTGACCGTCGACGGGGGCAAGCAGATCCTCAAGGACGTCTCCTTCGGCGTCCCGGAGAAGTCCCTGGTCGCGGTCATCGGCCCGTCCGGCTCCGGCAAGTCCACGCTGCTCAAGGCGCTCACCGGCTACCGCCCGGCCAACCAGGGCGACGTCCTCTACGACAACCGGAACCTCTACAAGCAGTTCGCCGAGCTGCGGCAGCGCATCGGCCTGGTCCCGCAGGACGACATCCTGCACAAGGAGCTGAGCGTCAAGAAGGCCCTGCGGTACGCGGCCAAGCTCCGCTTCCCCGGCGACACCGCGGCGGCCGAGCGCGAGGCCCGTATCAACGAGGTGCTGCGCGAGCTCAAGCTCGACATCCACGCCGAGAAGAAGGTCCACTCGCTCTCCGGTGGTCAGCGCAAGCGCGTCTCCGTCGCGCTGGAGCTGCTCACCAAGCCGTCGCTGATCTTCCTGGACGAGCCGACCTCCGGCCTCGACCCGGGCATGGACCGCGACGTCATGCAGCTGCTGCGCGGGCTGGCCGACGACGGCCGCACCGTGCTGGTGGTCACCCACTCCGTGGCCGAGCTGGCGCTGTGCGACAAGCTGCTGGTGATGGCGCCGGGCGGCTCGGTCGCGTACTTCGGCCCGCCGGAGGAGGCGCTCAACTTCTTCGGCTACGAGACGTGGGCGGATGTCTTCTCGGCCTTCGAGAACTACCGCGACTACGACTGGGCGGGCCGCTGGCGCGGCTCGGAGCACTACCGGCTGTACGCCGCGGACCTCGACGCCGTCGCCCCGCAGCAGGTGCACGTCCAGCCGCCGCCCGCCCGGGTGGCCAAGCCGCAGAGCTGGGGCTCCCAGCTGTGGACACTGATCCGCCGCTATCTGTCGGTGATCGCGTCCGACCGGGGCTTCATGGCCCTGATGGTGATCCTGCCCGCCGTCCTCGGTGTCGTCAGTACGGTCATCCCGGCGAAGGACGGCCTGGTCCACGCGCCGGCGCCCAAGCACAATCCGCAGGCGGGCACGGTCATCATGATCCTCGTGGTCGGCATGTGCCTGTCCGGCGCGGCGAACTCCGTACGTGAGCTGATCAAGGAACGGGTGATCTACGAACGGGAACGGGCCGTCGGCCTGTCCCGCTCCGCGTATCTGATGTCCAAGGTCATCGTGCTCGGCGTGATCACCGCCTTCCAGGGCGTGATCATCTGCGCCATCGGCCTGCCCAAGCGCGAGCTGCCGGAGGAGGGCCTGATCCTCCCGCCGTTCGCCGAGCTGTGCGTGGCGATCATGGCGATCGGCTTCACCTCGATGATGGTCGGCCTGGTCATCTCGTCCCTGGTGAAGACCTCCGAGAAGACCATGCCGCTGCTGGTCATGTTCGCGATCGTCCAGATCGTCTTCACCGGCATCATGTTCCAGATCTACGACTCGCCGGGTGTGGAGCAGGTCGGCTGGCTGATGCCCGCCCGCTGGGCGGTGGCCGCGGCCGGCGCCACGCTGGATCTCGGTCCCGGTGGCGGCGGCGTGATGGCGCCGTGGGACAAGGAGAACATGAACAACCCGGACCCGCTCTGGGAGCACGTCGCCTCGCAGTGGTACACCGACCTCGCCGTCCTGCTCGCCATCGGCGTCATCTGCGGCTTCGCGGTCTCGCGGCTGCTGCGCCGCCACGAGCCGGAGGTCATGCGCAAGTGA
- the serB gene encoding phosphoserine phosphatase SerB, with translation MSASQIPPATAVPGDDVPTLLVKIFGKDRPGITAGLFDTLAAYGVDVVDIEQVVTRGRIVLCALVTTPTGAGAAEGDLRATVHSWAESLRLQAEIISGRGDNRPRGTGRSHVTVLGHPLTAESTAAIAARITGTGGNIDRVFRLAKYPVTAVEFEVSGVATEPLRTALVTEAAAWGVDVAVVSSGLQRRAQRLVVMDVDSTLIQDEVIELFAAHAGCEAEVAEVTAQAMRGELDFEQSLHARVALLKGIDESVVDKVRAEVRLTPGARTLIRTLKRLGYQVGVVSGGFTQVTDDLMERLGLDFASANTLEVVDGKLTGRVVGDVVDRAGKARLLRRFAAEAGVPLAQTVAIGDGANDLDMLNAAGLGVAFNAKPVVREAAHTAVNVPFLDTVLYLLGVTREEVEAAETHSD, from the coding sequence ATGAGCGCATCGCAGATCCCACCTGCCACCGCCGTACCGGGCGACGACGTACCCACCCTGCTGGTCAAGATCTTCGGTAAGGACCGGCCCGGCATCACCGCCGGCCTGTTCGACACTCTCGCCGCCTACGGCGTGGACGTCGTCGACATCGAGCAGGTCGTCACACGAGGGCGCATAGTGCTGTGCGCCCTGGTGACGACGCCGACCGGCGCCGGTGCGGCCGAGGGCGACCTGCGCGCGACCGTCCACAGCTGGGCGGAGTCGCTGCGGCTCCAGGCGGAGATCATCTCCGGCCGGGGCGACAACCGGCCGCGCGGCACCGGCCGCTCGCACGTCACCGTGCTCGGCCACCCTCTGACGGCCGAGTCCACGGCCGCGATCGCGGCGCGGATCACCGGTACCGGCGGCAACATCGACCGTGTCTTCCGGCTGGCCAAGTACCCGGTGACGGCGGTGGAGTTCGAGGTCTCCGGCGTGGCGACCGAGCCGCTGCGCACGGCGCTCGTCACCGAGGCGGCGGCCTGGGGCGTCGATGTGGCGGTGGTGTCGTCGGGGCTCCAGCGCCGGGCGCAGCGGCTGGTGGTGATGGACGTGGACTCCACGCTCATCCAGGACGAGGTGATCGAGCTCTTCGCCGCGCACGCGGGCTGCGAGGCCGAGGTCGCGGAGGTCACGGCCCAGGCGATGCGCGGTGAACTGGACTTCGAGCAGTCGCTGCACGCGCGCGTGGCACTGCTGAAGGGCATCGACGAGTCCGTGGTGGACAAGGTGCGGGCGGAGGTCCGGTTGACGCCGGGCGCCCGCACCCTCATCCGTACGCTCAAGCGCCTGGGCTACCAGGTGGGTGTGGTCTCCGGCGGGTTCACGCAGGTCACCGACGACCTCATGGAGCGGCTGGGCCTGGACTTCGCCTCCGCCAACACCCTGGAGGTGGTGGACGGCAAGCTGACCGGCCGCGTCGTGGGGGACGTGGTGGACCGGGCGGGCAAGGCCCGCCTGCTGCGGCGGTTCGCCGCCGAGGCCGGGGTGCCGCTGGCGCAGACGGTGGCGATCGGGGACGGCGCGAACGATCTGGACATGCTCAACGCGGCAGGGCTCGGGGTGGCCTTCAACGCCAAGCCGGTGGTGCGCGAGGCCGCGCACACTGCGGTGAACGTGCCGTTCCTGGACACCGTGCTGTATCTGCTGGGTGTCACGCGGGAAGAGGTCGAGGCCGCGGAGACCCACAGCGACTGA
- a CDS encoding histidine phosphatase family protein — MSVDVPRRIVLLRHAKADWAQESDHERPLADRGRQDAPMAGRWLAGAGITPDLTLCSTALRTRETWKLAVHELPQRPRTVYEERMYEASLGELIAVLNEVSDEVHDLMLVGHNPGMHGLADALAGEADGDLLPRMNRSGFPTSAVAVLTFTGSWKSVEHGVGRLVAFWAPHA; from the coding sequence ATGAGCGTCGATGTGCCCCGCAGGATCGTCCTACTCCGACACGCCAAGGCCGACTGGGCCCAGGAATCCGATCACGAACGACCGCTCGCCGACCGCGGCCGCCAGGACGCCCCGATGGCCGGGCGCTGGCTCGCCGGTGCCGGCATCACCCCTGACCTCACCCTCTGCTCGACCGCGCTGCGTACCCGCGAGACCTGGAAGCTGGCCGTCCACGAGCTGCCGCAGCGGCCGAGGACGGTCTACGAGGAGCGGATGTACGAGGCCTCGCTCGGTGAGCTGATCGCCGTGCTCAACGAGGTCTCCGACGAGGTCCACGACCTCATGCTGGTCGGCCACAATCCCGGTATGCACGGGCTGGCCGACGCGCTGGCGGGCGAGGCCGACGGCGATCTGCTGCCCCGGATGAACCGCAGTGGATTCCCCACGTCCGCCGTCGCGGTGCTGACCTTCACCGGCTCCTGGAAGTCCGTGGAGCACGGCGTGGGCCGCCTCGTCGCGTTCTGGGCGCCCCACGCCTGA
- a CDS encoding SGM_5486 family transporter-associated protein, whose product MSSPVLDPNPQNGQKKLLTILGVMLGITVVIGVIATIASP is encoded by the coding sequence ATGTCGTCTCCCGTGCTCGACCCCAATCCGCAGAACGGCCAGAAGAAGCTGCTCACGATCCTGGGCGTGATGCTGGGCATCACCGTCGTCATCGGCGTGATCGCGACCATCGCCTCGCCGTGA
- a CDS encoding MFS transporter codes for MADDELATIDSAAPAPTGTAHTARIAGPGTSAAGAAAPGAAAASGSRAAAVAPSGADVSPWPRRLMIAGLVLAAVNLRPAITSLGALLEEVRDGLGMSGTVAGLLTSVPALCFALFGLTAPWLARRWGPATVVCAGLAAITAGLVIRPFAGGTAVFLAASALALAGIAVSNVLIPVIIKRWFPDRVGAMTGLYSMALALGTSAAAAVTVPMTDAMGGDWRTGLGVWALLAAVAVLPWLAVAGGRTNRQARRESRAGTPEDAPAIRITRSPIAWSIAVFFGLQATAAYITMGWMPQIFRDAGVSASTAGVLLAITMAMGVPLSFVLPRIAARLRHQGVLAVVLGVFGLTGYAGLWLAPAGGAWVWALLLGVSNCAFPLALTMIGMRARSGAGVVKLSAFAQSTGYLLSIPGPLLVGALYQHTGGWDLPIALMAGLMLPQIAAGVLAGRNRVLEDELRRPVRDEL; via the coding sequence ATGGCAGATGACGAGCTTGCGACGATCGACTCCGCCGCCCCGGCGCCGACCGGGACCGCACACACGGCCCGGATCGCGGGTCCGGGGACCTCGGCCGCTGGGGCGGCAGCCCCCGGTGCCGCGGCGGCGTCCGGGTCGAGAGCCGCCGCCGTCGCCCCGTCCGGCGCCGACGTCTCGCCCTGGCCGCGGCGGCTGATGATCGCCGGCCTCGTCCTCGCCGCCGTCAACCTCCGGCCCGCCATCACCAGCCTCGGCGCCCTGCTCGAGGAAGTGCGGGACGGCCTGGGGATGAGCGGCACGGTCGCCGGACTGCTGACCTCCGTACCCGCTCTGTGCTTCGCGCTCTTCGGGCTCACCGCGCCCTGGCTGGCCCGCCGCTGGGGTCCGGCCACCGTGGTCTGCGCCGGACTGGCCGCCATCACCGCGGGCCTGGTCATACGGCCGTTCGCGGGCGGCACCGCCGTGTTCCTGGCGGCCAGCGCGCTCGCCCTGGCCGGTATCGCCGTGAGCAACGTCCTCATCCCGGTGATCATCAAGCGCTGGTTCCCCGACCGGGTGGGCGCCATGACCGGCCTGTACTCCATGGCCCTGGCCCTGGGCACCTCCGCGGCGGCCGCCGTCACGGTGCCCATGACCGACGCCATGGGCGGCGACTGGCGCACCGGCCTGGGCGTGTGGGCGCTGCTGGCCGCCGTCGCCGTGCTGCCCTGGCTCGCCGTCGCCGGCGGGCGTACGAACCGGCAGGCGCGCCGCGAGTCCCGCGCCGGGACGCCGGAGGACGCCCCCGCGATCCGTATCACCCGCAGCCCCATCGCCTGGTCGATCGCGGTGTTCTTCGGCCTCCAGGCCACCGCCGCGTACATCACCATGGGCTGGATGCCGCAGATCTTCCGGGACGCCGGGGTCTCCGCCTCCACCGCCGGGGTGCTGCTGGCGATCACCATGGCGATGGGCGTGCCGCTGTCCTTCGTCCTGCCGCGGATCGCGGCCCGGCTGCGCCACCAGGGCGTGCTCGCGGTGGTCCTCGGCGTCTTCGGGCTCACCGGCTACGCCGGGCTGTGGCTCGCCCCGGCCGGCGGCGCCTGGGTCTGGGCCCTGCTGCTCGGCGTCTCCAACTGCGCCTTCCCGCTCGCCCTCACCATGATCGGTATGCGCGCCCGGTCCGGCGCCGGCGTGGTCAAGCTGTCGGCGTTCGCGCAGAGCACGGGCTATCTGCTGTCCATCCCCGGGCCGCTGCTGGTGGGCGCGCTCTACCAGCACACCGGCGGCTGGGACCTGCCGATCGCGCTGATGGCCGGGCTGATGCTGCCGCAGATCGCGGCGGGCGTGCTCGCCGGGCGGAACCGCGTACTGGAGGACGAGCTGCGACGCCCCGTCCGCGACGAGCTGTGA
- a CDS encoding FadR/GntR family transcriptional regulator, protein MPLTSPRRSALADQVIAQLRAQITSGEWPVGSRIPTEPELVEQLGVARNTVREAVRALAHNGLLDIRQGSGTYVVATSELSGVMNRRFADADPLHVAELRSALETKAAQLAAERRTEHDVKQLDALLDRRERAWESGDTEAFVEADATLHMAVVAAAHNEVLAELYADLGGVLRDFLRADVGRVLRPEAHVDHARLVAAIRDGDGERAAAEAGAHPYACRLSRLGS, encoded by the coding sequence ATGCCGCTGACCTCGCCCCGGCGCTCCGCGCTCGCCGACCAGGTGATCGCCCAGCTGCGCGCCCAGATCACCTCCGGCGAGTGGCCGGTGGGATCGCGCATCCCGACCGAGCCCGAGCTGGTGGAGCAGCTCGGGGTGGCCCGCAACACCGTGCGGGAGGCGGTCCGCGCGCTCGCGCACAACGGGCTGCTGGACATCCGGCAGGGTTCGGGCACGTACGTGGTGGCGACCAGCGAGCTTTCCGGGGTGATGAACCGCCGCTTCGCCGACGCCGACCCGCTGCACGTCGCCGAACTGCGCAGCGCCCTGGAGACGAAGGCGGCGCAGCTCGCGGCGGAGCGCCGCACCGAGCACGATGTCAAGCAGCTCGACGCGCTGCTGGACCGGCGCGAGCGCGCGTGGGAGTCCGGTGACACGGAGGCGTTCGTGGAGGCGGACGCGACGCTGCACATGGCGGTGGTCGCCGCCGCGCACAACGAGGTCCTGGCGGAGCTCTACGCCGACCTGGGCGGCGTGCTGCGGGACTTCCTGCGCGCGGACGTCGGCCGCGTGCTGCGGCCGGAGGCGCATGTGGACCACGCGCGGCTGGTGGCGGCGATCCGGGACGGGGACGGGGAACGGGCGGCGGCGGAGGCCGGCGCGCATCCGTACGCGTGCCGTCTCTCGCGTCTGGGCTCGTGA
- the fabI gene encoding enoyl-ACP reductase FabI encodes MSGILAGKRILITGVITDASIGFHAAKLAQEEGAEVILTGFGRLSLVERIAKRLPKPAPVIELDVTNQEHLDGLADKVREHLGEGVDLDGVVHSIAFGPQGAFNFLEASWEDVATAVHVSAYSLKSLTTALLPLMPRGGSVVGLTFDAKFAWPVYDWMGVAKAALESTSRYLARDLGKVNVRSNLVSAGPIKSMAAKSIPGFEVLADEWGDRAPIGWDIADPEPAARGVVALLSDWFPKTTGEVVHVDGGVHMMGV; translated from the coding sequence ATGAGTGGAATTCTCGCCGGAAAGCGCATCCTGATCACGGGCGTCATCACCGACGCCTCCATCGGCTTCCACGCCGCCAAGCTGGCCCAGGAGGAGGGCGCCGAGGTCATCCTCACCGGCTTCGGGCGGCTGTCGCTGGTCGAGCGGATCGCCAAGCGGCTGCCCAAGCCCGCCCCGGTCATCGAGCTGGACGTCACCAACCAGGAGCACCTGGACGGCCTCGCGGACAAGGTGCGCGAGCACCTGGGCGAGGGCGTGGACCTGGACGGCGTCGTGCACTCGATCGCCTTCGGCCCGCAGGGCGCGTTCAACTTCCTCGAGGCGTCCTGGGAGGACGTGGCCACCGCCGTGCACGTCTCGGCGTACTCGCTGAAGTCGCTGACCACGGCGCTGCTGCCGCTGATGCCGCGCGGCGGTTCGGTCGTGGGCCTGACTTTCGACGCGAAGTTCGCCTGGCCGGTGTACGACTGGATGGGCGTCGCCAAGGCGGCCCTGGAGTCCACCTCCCGCTACCTGGCCCGCGACCTGGGCAAGGTCAACGTCCGCTCCAACCTGGTCTCCGCCGGGCCGATCAAGTCGATGGCCGCCAAGTCCATCCCCGGCTTCGAGGTGCTGGCGGACGAGTGGGGCGACCGCGCGCCGATCGGCTGGGACATCGCGGACCCGGAGCCCGCGGCCCGCGGCGTGGTCGCGCTGCTGTCGGACTGGTTCCCCAAGACCACCGGCGAGGTCGTGCACGTCGACGGCGGTGTGCACATGATGGGCGTCTGA
- the fabG gene encoding 3-oxoacyl-[acyl-carrier-protein] reductase has product MSRSVLVTGGNRGIGLAIARAFAEAGDKVAITYRSGEPPAGFLAVKCDITDPEQVEQAYKEIEEKHGAVEVLVANAGVTRDQLLMRMSEEDFTSVLDTNLTGTFRVVKRANRGMLRARKGRVVLISSVVGLLGSAGQANYAASKAGMVGFARSLARELGSRNITVNVVAPGFVDTDMTRALSDEQREGIVKQVPLARYAQPEEIAAAVRFLASDEAAYITGAVIPVDGGLGMGH; this is encoded by the coding sequence TTGAGCCGCTCGGTTCTCGTCACCGGAGGCAACCGCGGCATCGGCCTCGCCATCGCCCGCGCGTTCGCCGAAGCAGGCGACAAGGTCGCCATCACCTACCGCAGTGGCGAGCCGCCCGCGGGCTTCCTCGCCGTGAAGTGCGACATCACGGACCCGGAGCAGGTCGAGCAGGCGTACAAGGAGATCGAGGAGAAGCACGGCGCGGTCGAGGTGCTGGTGGCCAACGCCGGCGTCACCCGCGACCAGCTGCTGATGCGGATGTCCGAGGAGGACTTCACCTCGGTCCTGGACACCAACCTGACCGGCACCTTCCGGGTGGTCAAGCGGGCCAACCGCGGCATGCTGCGGGCCCGCAAGGGGCGTGTCGTCCTCATCTCGTCCGTCGTGGGGCTGCTCGGTTCCGCGGGGCAGGCGAACTACGCCGCCTCCAAGGCCGGAATGGTGGGCTTCGCCCGCTCCCTCGCCCGCGAGCTGGGCTCGCGCAACATCACCGTCAACGTGGTCGCCCCCGGCTTCGTCGACACCGACATGACCCGCGCGCTCAGCGACGAGCAGCGGGAGGGCATCGTGAAGCAGGTGCCGCTGGCGCGCTACGCGCAGCCGGAGGAGATCGCCGCCGCGGTCCGCTTCCTGGCCTCCGACGAGGCCGCGTACATCACTGGAGCCGTCATCCCCGTCGACGGCGGATTGGGCATGGGTCACTGA